The genomic interval GATTAACTCTAAAAACGACTGTTTTTAGAGTTAATTCCTGAATATTATCTTGCACGTATTACTAAATAGCGATGTGGTTCGCGACCTTCTGAATATGTTTCGATATTTTCTATTTTTGATAGTATTTGATGCATAATTTTGCGTTCATAATTAGGCATTGGTTCAAATTTAACCGGTTTACCTGTCGCAATTGCTTTTTTAGACATGTTAAGCGCTAGGTTCTGCAATGTCTCCTTACGTTTTTCGCGATAATTCTCGATATCTAACGTAATGATGGTGTAGCTTTTTTCTAATTGATTAAAATAATTTTGTGCGAGCACTTGTAAACTATTTAATATTTGACCACGTTTACCTATAATGCGGGACGCTTCATCAGACTCAATATTAATAACAATTTCGCTATTATTTTTATAATGAATTTCAGCAGTCGCTTCATACCCCATACTATGAATCACCTGCATAATATAATCTTTCGTTGATTCAATCAGTTCTTGTTTATGATTTTTATGGGCATGTTCTACTGATGGTGACGATTTTTCAACTTCAGTTTCATGAGCTATTTCATCAGATGTCTCAACAGTTTCATCTGCATCATGTGCTTGTACGAGTTGCTTCTCTTCTTC from Macrococcus armenti carries:
- the jag gene encoding RNA-binding cell elongation regulator Jag/EloR, with protein sequence MLEQNFIDVTVEDAIKQGLNAMNVTEKQVKIEVIQPGKKGFFGIGKQNAEVKLIIIDPELKRTKSESASKTNPEEEKQLVQAHDADETVETSDEIAHETEVEKSSPSVEHAHKNHKQELIESTKDYIMQVIHSMGYEATAEIHYKNNSEIVINIESDEASRIIGKRGQILNSLQVLAQNYFNQLEKSYTIITLDIENYREKRKETLQNLALNMSKKAIATGKPVKFEPMPNYERKIMHQILSKIENIETYSEGREPHRYLVIRAR